From a single Arthrobacter sp. SLBN-112 genomic region:
- the rplS gene encoding 50S ribosomal protein L19, whose translation MHILDSVDAASLRNDVPEFRAGDTLKVHVNIIEGKNTRVQVFQGFVLGRQGDGVRETFTVRKVSFGVGVERTFPVHSPIIEKIEVVTKGDVRRAKLYYMRALRGKAAKIKEKRDFSSAK comes from the coding sequence ATGCATATTCTCGACTCCGTCGATGCAGCCTCGCTGCGTAACGATGTTCCCGAATTCCGCGCCGGCGACACGCTCAAGGTGCACGTGAACATCATCGAAGGCAAGAACACCCGTGTCCAGGTCTTCCAGGGCTTCGTCCTGGGCCGCCAGGGCGACGGCGTGCGCGAAACCTTCACCGTCCGCAAGGTCTCCTTCGGTGTTGGCGTGGAGCGTACCTTCCCGGTGCACTCTCCGATCATCGAAAAGATCGAGGTTGTCACCAAGGGTGACGTCCGCCGCGCCAAGCTGTACTACATGCGTGCACTGCGCGGCAAGGCTGCCAAGATCAAGGAAAAGCGCGACTTCAGCTCCGCCAAGTAA